A single region of the Vicia villosa cultivar HV-30 ecotype Madison, WI linkage group LG4, Vvil1.0, whole genome shotgun sequence genome encodes:
- the LOC131599957 gene encoding divinyl chlorophyllide a 8-vinyl-reductase, chloroplastic-like has protein sequence MSLCYSSTFITLPSPKNKTLSFNFSSHFINQFQVNSTPYYPLSLFSRKSHEPIKYTKQKLNLYASLAPSPPVETTPSTFRTKNPKDVNVLVVGSTGYIGKFVVKELVKRGFNVTSIAREKSGTKGSVDKETTLRELTGANVCFSDVTNLDTFNESLKNLGVSFDVVVSCLASRNGGVKDSWKIDYEATKNSLVAGRKLGASHFVLLSAICVQKPLLEFQRAKLKLEDELVKEAEKDDRFSYSIVRPTAFFKSLGGQVDLVKDGKPYVMFGDGKLCACKPISEQDLASFIVDCVMSKDKVNKVLPIGGPGKALTPLEQGEILFKLLGKEPKFLKVPIGIMDFAIGVLDFLVKVFPSLEDAAEFGKIGRYYAAESMLILDPDTGEYSDEKTPSYGNDTLEEFFGRVLREGMAGQELGEQNIF, from the coding sequence ATGTCCCTTTGTTATTCTTCCACTTTCATCACACTCCCCTCACCCAAAAATAAAACCCTTTCATTCAACTTCTCTTCTCACTTCATCAACCAATTCCAGGTAAATTCAACTCCTTATTATCCTCTATCCTTATTCTCTAGAAAATCACATGAACCCATTAAGTATACCAAACAAAAATTGAATCTTTATGCTTCTCTTGCACCATCTCCACCAGTTGAAACCACCCCATCTACATTTAGAACCAAAAATCCAAAAGATGTTAATGTACTAGTAGTGGGTTCAACTGGGTATATAGGAAAATTTGTGGTGAAAGAATTGGTTAAAAGAGGCTTTAATGTTACTTCAATTGCTAGAGAAAAGAGTGGAACTAAAGGAAGTGTTGATAAAGAAACAACATTGAGAGAGTTAACAGGtgctaatgtttgtttctctgaTGTAACAAATTTGGATACTTTTAATGAGTCTTTGAAGAACCTAGgtgtttcttttgatgttgttgtgTCGTGTCTTGCTAGTCGAAATGGCGGGGTTAAGGATTCGTGGAAGATTGATTATGAAGCAACAAAGAATAGTCTTGTAGCTGGTAGGAAACTTGGTGCTTCTCATTTTGTTTTGCTTTCTGCAATATGCGTGCAGAAGCCTCTCCTCGAGTTTCAGCGCGCAAAGCTGAAACTCGAGGATGAGTTGGTGAAGGAAGCGGAGAAAGATGATAGGTTTAGTTATAGTATAGTGAGGCCGACCGCGTTTTTCAAGAGTTTAGGTGGTCAGGTTGATTTGGTGAAAGATGGAAAGCCTTATGTGATGTTTGGTGATGGGAAGTTGTGTGCTTGTAAACCGATAAGTGAGCAAGATTTAGCTTCTTTTATTGTTGATTGTGTTATGAGTAAGGACAAAGTTAACAAGGTTTTACCTATTGGAGGACCGGGGAAGGCTTTGACTCCATTGGAACAAGGGGAGATTTTGTTTAAGCTTTTAGGGAAGGAGCCTAAGTTCTTGAAAGTTCCGATAGGGATAATGGATTTCGCGATTGGTGTTCTTGATTTTTTGGTCAAGGTGTTTCCTTCGTTGGAAGATGCGGCTGAGTTTGGAAAAATTGGAAGGTACTATGCAGCTGAAAGTATGTTGATTTTGGATCCAGATACGGGCGAGTACAGCGACGAGAAGACGCCGAGCTATGGGAATGATACATTGGAGGAGTTTTTTGGTAGGGTGCTAAGGGAAGGGATGGCAGGTCAAGAGCTAGGTGAGCAAAACATATTTTAA
- the LOC131599956 gene encoding uncharacterized protein LOC131599956, giving the protein MSSQILLPSFPHFSWETPKNILLFKNRSTQFSTCKFSPKSSSFSSMATNFNASQLDSSSSLSIGQTDLLIVGPGVLGRLVAHQWRQEFQGCQVFGQTITTDHHDELIQLGISPSLNWTKFQHKFPYVIFCAPPYQSSDYHGDLKQAASCWNGEGSFLYTSSSAPYDCNDNGLCDEDSPVVPIGRSLRTDVLLNAESIVLEYGGSVVRLSGLYKEGKGAHAYYLEKGIVESRPDHVLNLIHYEDAASLSVAILKKHFRGKIFLGCDNHPVSRQELMDLVNNSGKFSKKFEKFTGTDDPLGKRLNNSKTRQEVGWEPKYSSFAHFLETL; this is encoded by the exons ATGTCATCTCAAATATTGTTACCAAGCTTCCCCCATTTTTCTTGGGAAACCCCCAAAAACATTCTACTCTTCAAAAACCGTTCTACACAATTCTCCACTTGCAAATTTTCTCcaaaatcttcatctttctcttccaTGGCTACCAATTTCAATGCTTCACAGTTggattcttcttcttcactttcaattGGACAAACTGATCTCTTAATCGTTGGTCCTGGTGTTCTTGGTCGTTTAGTAGCTCATCAATGGCGTCAG GAATTTCAGGGTTGTCAAGTTTTTGGACAAACAATAACCACTGATCATCATGATGAGTTAATTCAATTGGGTATTAGTCCATCTTTGAATTGGACTAAGTTTCAACACAAGTTTCCCTATGTGATTTTTTGTGCTCCTCCTTATCAATCCTCAGATTACCATGGTGATCTTAA GCAGGCTGCATCATGCTGGAATGGTGAAGGTTCTTTTCTGTATACATCGAGTTCTGCTCCATATGATTGTAATGATAATGGTTTATGTGATGAG GATTCTCCAGTTGTGCCGATTGGGAGGAGTCTAAGGACTGATGTCCTTTTAAACGCTGAAAGTATCGTGCTCGAGTATGGCGGTTCAGTCGTTAGACTATCTGGACTTTAT AAAGAAGGTAAAGGTGCACATGCTTATTATTTAGAGAAGGGGATTGTTGAATCTCGACCCGACCACGTCCTGAATCTCATACATTATGAG GATGCAGCTTCACTCTCAGTTGCAATCTTGAAGAAACATTTTCGTGGAAAGATTTTCTTAGGCTGTGATAATCATCCTGTATCCAG GCAAGAACTAATGGATCTAGTCAACAATAGTGGAAAATTTAGTAAGAAGTTCGAGAAATTCACAG GAACCGATGATCCTCTTGGTAAGAGATTAAACAACTCAAAAACGCGGCAGGAAGTAGGGTGGGAGCCCAAGTATTCTAGCTTTGCTCATTTCCTCGAGACCTTATGA